In Gossypium hirsutum isolate 1008001.06 chromosome D06, Gossypium_hirsutum_v2.1, whole genome shotgun sequence, one genomic interval encodes:
- the LOC121218195 gene encoding uncharacterized protein At5g65660, producing the protein MENEESSSSRPSIGFPLGLALLLILLFCISAVLLCYLNWQKLRALILRSSDQDQDDIESDIGRSPDLEVSSPVMKPKGKIVGQSMPVLMPGDKVPRFIAMASPCEPPRTETITITVPKPPALSVPFYYS; encoded by the exons ATGGAGAATGAAGAATCATCGTCAAGTAGACCATCAATAGGGTTTCCTCTGGGTTTAGCCCTTCTTTTGATCTTATTATTCTGCATAAGTGCTGTCCTTCTTTGTTACCTAAACTGGCAGAAGCTTCGTGCCCTTATCCTCCGATCGTCTGATCAAGATCAGGACGATATCGAATCGGATATCGGTCGTTCACCGGACCTCGAAGTTTCATCTCCTGTCATG AAGCCAAAAGGTAAAATTGTAGGGCAAAGTATGCCGGTTTTGATGCCAGGAGATAAGGTACCAAGGTTCATAGCAATGGCTTCTCCATGTGAGCCACCAAGAACGGAGACGATAACCATAACGGTACCAAAACCTCCGGCTCTTTCGGTGCCGTTTTATTACTCGTGA